A window of the Phaseolus vulgaris cultivar G19833 chromosome 5, P. vulgaris v2.0, whole genome shotgun sequence genome harbors these coding sequences:
- the LOC137834657 gene encoding uncharacterized protein — MIDTTFLEHPISEDTLQLLFQASNSSNLEKSLEILIQNAKSDSGRLELASKRILPAVLNIVQSLAQASHHHHHNQTFSLCFKLLRNLCAGEAANQVSFIELNGVAVVWSVLRSEAGSLGPDHRLVRWGLQVLANVSLGGKQHQRAIWEELYPIGFASLARVGTKEICDPLCMVIYTCCDGNPEWFKMLSSDDGWPVVAEIVRTTSSASFDEDWLKLLLSRIFLEESQLPVLFSKLQSVDVPEGEVIESKNGQFSFEQAFLLQILSEILNERLGDVTVSEDVALFVFGIFKKSIGVLEHAMRGKSGLPSGFTGVDVLGYSLTILRDICAQDGMRGNTKDVVDVLLSYGLIEFLLSLLGALEPPAIIRKGLKQIENQDNASCCSKPCPYKGFRRDIVALIGNCVYRRKHAQDEIRDRNGILLLLQQCVTDEDNPFLREWGIWSVRNMLEGNDENQKLVAELEIQGSADVPEINALGLQVEVDQRTRRPKLVNIPSCEKSL; from the exons ATGATTGATACAACGTTTTTGGAGCACCCCATATCAGAGGATACACTTCAGTTACTCTTTCAAGCTTCCAATTCTTCCAACTTGGAAAAGTCCTTAGAGATTCTCATTCAGAATGCCAAATCCGATTCTGGGCGTTTGGAACTGGCTTCTAAAAGGATTCTCCCTGCAGTTCTTAACATAGTCCAGTCACTTGCTCAAGCTTCACATCACCATCATCATAATCAAACCTTTTCCCTATGTTTTAAGCTCCTCAGAAACTTGTGTGCTGGAGAGGCTGCAAACCAGGTCTCATTCATTGAGCTTAATGGCGTAGCAGTTGTTTGGAGTGTTCTGAGATCAGAGGCTGGCTCATTAGGCCCTGATCATAGATTGGTTCGGTGGGGTCTGCAGGTTCTGGCCAATGTTTCTTTGGGGGGGAAACAACATCAACGTGCTATTTGGGAAGAACTTTATCCTATTGGGTTTGCTTCACTTGCTAGAGTTGGCACTAAGGAGATTTGTGACCCATTGTGTATGGTGATTTATACATGTTGTGATGGAAATCCTGAATGGTTTAAAATGTTGTCCAGTGATGATGGCTGGCCTGTTGTGGCAGAAATAGTGAGAACAACTTCTTCTG CTAGTTTTGATGAGGATTGGTTGAAGTTGCTCCTTTCAAGAATTTTCCTTGAAGAATCTCAATTGCCTGTGCTGTTTTCCAAATTGCAATCTGTGGATGTTCCAGAGGGTGAAGTTATTGAGTCAAAAAATGGTCAGTTTTCATTTGAACAAGCATTTCTTCTGCAAATTCTATCAGAAATCTTGAATGAGCGGCTTGGAGATGTTACTGTTTCAGAGGATGTTGCGTTGTTTGTTTTTGGAATATTCAAGAAGTCTATTGGGGTTCTTGAACATGCAATGAGAGGGAAGTCTGGTCTTCCTAGTGGCTTTACTGGGGTTGATGTTCTTGGTTACTCTCTTACCATATTGAGAGACATTTGTGCTCAAGATGGTATGAGAGGCAATACAAAAGATGTTGTTGATGTGCTATTATCATATGGCCTCATAGAATTTCTTTTGTCTTTGCTTGGTGCCCTTGAACCTCCAGCAATAATCAGGAAAGGGCTCAAACAAATCGAGAATCAAGATAATGCTAGTTGTTGCTCAAAACCATGCCCTTACAAGGGCTTCAGACGAGACATAGTTGCGCTAATTGGCAATTGTGTTTATAGAAGGAAGCATGCACAAGATGAAATAAGGGATAGGAATGGAATTCTACTGCTATTGCAGCAGTGTGTGACTGATGAAGACAACCCTTTCCTGAGGGAATGGGGGATTTGGTCTGTGAGGAATATGTTGGAGGGCAATGATGAAAACCAAAAGTTAGTTGCTGAATTGGAGATTCAAGGATCTGCTGATGTGCCTGAAATTAATGCACTCGGTCTACAAGTGGAAGTTGATCAGAGAACTAGACGTCCTAAGCTTGTTAACATCCCCTCCTGTGAAAAATCACTATAG
- the LOC137836187 gene encoding eugenol synthase 1-like, which translates to MEGRKSKIVIFGGSGYIGKYLVKASVSLGHPTFVYTRPLNAQTSSSKAQLCKEFNHMGVTLVQGEFEHEQILAVIKEVDIVICALPYPQVMEQLKIIEAIKVAGNIKRFLPSDFGVEEDRVKPLPPFQAFLDKKRKIRREIEASEIPYTFISANCFAAYFVNYLLRPYDKTNHTMVYGSGDAKAVLNYEEDIAMYSIKAANDPRTCNRVVIYRPSKNIISQNDLISLWEQKSGKNFLKDFVSEEEIIKLSQTLPSPQNIPVSILHSIFVRGDLMNFEIGEDDLEASQLYPDYEYTSIDQLLNIFLLHPLPSASAAFE; encoded by the exons ATGGAGGGAAGAAAGAGTAAGATTGTTATATTTGGAGGAAGTGGTTACATTGGGAAGTACTTGGTTAAGGCAAGTGTGTCATTAGGTCATCCAACTTTTGTTTATACTCGTCCTCTTAATGCACAAACTTCTTCTTCTAAGGCACAACTTTGCAAGGAGTTCAATCATATGGGAGTCACACTTGTTCAA GGAGAGTTTGAGCATGAACAGATTTTGGCAGTGATTAAAGAAGTAGACATTGTGATATGTGCACTTCCTTACCCTCAAGTGATGGAGCAACTCAAAATCATAGAAGCTATCAAAGTTGCTGGTAATATAAAG AGATTTCTTCCATCAGATTTTGGAGTGGAAGAAGATAGAGTAAAACCTCTTCCTCCATTCCAAGCTTTTCTtgacaagaaaagaaaaattaggaGAGAAATTGAAGCATCTGAGATTCCTTATACCTTTATCTCTGCCAattgctttgctgcatactttGTTAATTATCTCCTTCGTCCTTATGACAAAACCAACCATACTATGGTTTATGGTAGTGGTGATGCCAAAG CTGTGCTAAACTATGAAGAAGACATTGCCATGTACTCCATTAAAGCAGCAAATGATCCAAGAACATGCAATCGTGTTGTTATTTATCGACCCTCAAAGAACATTATATCACAAAATGATTTGATTTCATTGTGGGAACAAAAAAGTGGCAAGAATTTTCTCAAGGATTTTGTTTCAGAGGAAGAGATTATCAAACTATCACAGA CTTTACCTTCTCCACAGAATATTCCAGTTTCCATTCTCCACAGTATATTTGTTAGAGGAGACCTGATGAACTTTGAGATTGGAGAAGATGACCTTGAAGCTTCACAACTATATCCAGATTATGAATATACCTCCATTGATCAACTTCTTaatatctttcttcttcatccttTGCCTTCTGCATCAGCTGCTTTTGAATGA